The Ooceraea biroi isolate clonal line C1 chromosome 11, Obir_v5.4, whole genome shotgun sequence genome includes a region encoding these proteins:
- the LOC113562887 gene encoding uncharacterized protein LOC113562887, which yields MKVFEIVLNDMNYDEQSENEMIRPADLRDLKLVAEDEDRYKPLHSHVKYYNEQNKENKKQFPNAFPYLRPRVEEIFNSEQEDKPFIAGFKHELDKVSVTIA from the coding sequence ATGAAAGTTTTTGAAATCGTATTGAATGATATGAATTACGACGAGCAGAGTGAAAATGAAATGATTCGGCCAGCGGATCTTAGAGATTTGAAACTTGTCGCGGAAGATGAGGACAGATATAAACCATTACATtctcatgtaaaatattacaatgaacaaaacaaggaaaataaaaaacaattcccCAATGCATTTCCGTATTTACGACCACGTgtggaagaaatatttaattcggaACAAGAGGATAAACCATTTATTGCTGGTTTTAAACATGAATTGGACAAAGTAAGTGTCACAATCGCTTAA
- the LOC113562888 gene encoding uncharacterized protein LOC113562888 gives MDFFQVIRGKNVTNSNTEIAEYTAKPQLTRVQYDTMYKYGQNITTRYDDAANDIPRNQSLISQKRYTFADTESPDEEPYDYEKFKMEYDQQLEYNIKYGKVFNYTEKEELKESPKEALKRIIDLKRPKNCTKEELGHFGIKAIKCLIYDYQRTRNVAAVRKVLFRTWLVVRIWLLIYVCLAIPFWCHRGWCCCCFRCKFCFPRKRILFAKRYYTLNPPGTFVKSLKKPREDIVEYKTTEYEYNAHEVFEAAIRNI, from the exons ATGGATTTTTTTCAAGTGATAAGAGGCAAAAACGTGACAAACAGTAACACAGAAATAGCGGAATACACTGCGAAACCGCAATTGACGCGCGTGCAGTATGACACCATGTATAAATACGGTCAAAATATCACAACTCGATATGACGATGCGGCAAACGACATTCCGAGGAATCAGTCTTTAATTTCGCAGAAACGATACACTTTCGCAGATACCGAGAGTCCGGACGAGGAACCGTACGATTAcgagaaattcaaaatggaatATGACCAACAGCTCGAATACAACATAAAATACGGGAAAGTGTTTAATTATACTGAGAAGGAAGAATTGAAAGAGTCGCCGAAGGAAGCGTTAAAAAGAATAATCGATTTGAAACGACCTAAGAACTGTACGAAGGAGGAGCTAGGTCACTTTGGAATCAAAGCAATAAAATGTCTTATATACGATTATCAACGTACAAGAAACGTCGCGGCTGTGAGGAAGGTCCTTTTCAGGACATGGCTAGTTGTTAGGATTTGGTTGTTAATTTACGTTTGCCTGGCAATTCCTTTTTGGTGCCACAGAg GATGGTGCTGCTGTTGTTTCCGTTGTAAATTTTGCTTTCCGCggaaaaggattttatttGCCAAGCGTTATTACACGCTGAATCCACCCGGCACTTTTGTCAAGAGTTTAAAAAAGCCGAGAGAAGACATTGTTGAATACAAAACTACAGAATACGAATACAATGCACACGAGGTATTCGAAGCTgcgataagaaatatataa
- the LOC105274647 gene encoding G-protein coupled receptor Mth2, giving the protein MRRTSFVLWCCASFLVVAPLELQQNSTSNDTTERYEPLKLMEDQRVETKHVQNNLRENFTKDDKEMRHKFFTNIAKENREDDNVTEYEFNEGVTRNYEDDDQMLDINVNTTETKRNNCTTSHERHGDLNENSKNNTECANSTCIRLCCPRGDRLIEEKCVAGEANYSFPIVHGNATTNNKTLDQMFHLIVNDPCEDGRFVLNETDNSADDGYYLFANGSLYYKELIDPETYCLALVNRDKYEVTICEPIQTYPMFLTAGVILSVFFLFATVVVYSILPELQTMHGYTLRAYSGALCIAYIFLAVYQRSTLSQLGYTYCLIIAYFLMFSLTASFFWLNIICFDIWWIFRKKTHTSRGNMKRQRKKKFLYALYGWGCPFIFMFICTMIEFVFDVPENFIRPEFCIREWWFDMHTIMYFDWPFNIINVCNIFLFISTALTMARHKKDTDQLRSAENKCHNDNKKWFIMYLKLFFLMGITWVTKIEAVYLWIFNLSKYLMYSIDMINALQGIIIFIIFVWKKKIRLSLMEKLGCQDSFLFKNSTSNNGHSTATSRTSLTVSLQSIVPCSQIDSGTKSSSNEADTNTT; this is encoded by the exons ATGCGTCGAACAAGTTTCGTGCTTTGGTGCTGCGCTAGTTTCCTCGTTGTCGCACCGTTGGAGCTTCAGCAAAATTCCACGAGCAACGATACGACGGAACGATATGAGCCTCTCAAGCTCATGGAAGATCAACGCGTCGAGACGAAACACGTGCAGAATAATTTGCGTGAAAATTTTACCAAGGATGATAAAGAGATGCGTCATAAATTCTTCACTAATATTGCAAAAGAGAACCGCGAAGACGATAATGTGACAGAATACGAATTCAATGAGGGTGTTACGAGAAACTACGAAGACGACGATCAGATGTTAGATATCAACGTGAACACTACGGAAACCAAACGCAACAACTGTACTACATCACACGAGCGGCATGGAGACCTCAATGAAAATAGCAAGAACAACACGGAGTGCGCCAACAGCACTTGCATTCGGCTTTGCTGTCCTCGAGGTGATCGCCTGATAGAGGAAAAGTGTGTTGCTGGAGAAGCTAATTATTCGTTTCCAATCGTTCACGGGAACGCAACGACTAACAACAAAACATTGGACCAGATGTTTCACTTGATTGTCAACGATCCATGCGAAGACGGCCGGTTCGTGCTGAATGAAACTGATAATTCTGCGGACGACGGGTATTACTTGTTCGCCAACGGCTCTTTGTATTATAAGGAGCTTATCGATCCGGAGACCTATTGCCTTGCTTTAGTGAATCGGGACAAGTACGAGGTGACCATATGCGAGCCAATCCAGACATATCCGATGTTTTTAACTGCAGGTGTTATACTATCTGTGTTCTTTCTGTTTGCAACAGTCGTAGTGTACTCTATTCTGCCGGAGCTTCAAACTATGCACGGCTATACGCTACGTGCGTACAGCGGCGCGCTATGCATCGCGTACATATTCCTTGCAGTGTACCAACGGAGCACATTGTCTCAATTAGGATACACCTACTGCCTCATAATAG CCTATTTCCTTATGTTCTCACTTACGGCGAGCTTCTTTTGGCTGAATATAATATGCTTCGATATTTGGTGGATATTtag aaagaaaactcaCACATCACGAGGAAATATGAAACGTCAACGGAAAAAGAAATTCCTATACGCATTGTACGGATGGGGATGTCCTTTTATCTTCATGTTCATATGTACCATGATTGAATTCGTTTTCGATGTGCCAGAGAATTTCATCCGACCAGAGTTTTGCATTCGTGAATGGTGGTTCG ACATGCATACAATAATGTACTTTGATTGGCCCTTTAATATCATTAACGTTTGcaacattttcttatttatttcaacgGCGTTGACTATGGCACGCCATAAAAAAGATACCGATCAATTAAGAAGTGCGGAGAACAAATGCCATAATGACAACAAGAAATG GTTCATAATGTATCTCAAATTGTTCTTCTTGATGGGCATCACTTGGGTTACAAAGATAGAAGCTGTTTATTTATGGATATTCAACCTATCAAAATACTTAATGTATTCCATAGACATGATAAACGCTCTTCAAGGCATTATTATCTTCATCATATTCGTTTGGAAGAAGAAAATCAGATTGTCGTTGATGGAAAAGTTGGGTTGTCAGGACAGTTTCTTGTTCAAAAATTCAACAAGTAATAATGGGCACAGCACTGCAACTTCACGTACTTCATTGACGGTATCTTTGCAGTCGATTGTTCCTTGTAGTCAGATAGACAGCGGTACGAAAAGTTCATCTAATGAAGCTGATACCAACACAACATGA
- the LOC105274650 gene encoding LOW QUALITY PROTEIN: probable ATP-dependent RNA helicase kurz (The sequence of the model RefSeq protein was modified relative to this genomic sequence to represent the inferred CDS: substituted 1 base at 1 genomic stop codon), translated as MFTHVYFQVIHVHQFCMTMVKIKGCNWKARASENVKIDDSTMNQGAALQVTKVQTSLSEQQRCTSVTILQNKDRTLCLQELNKPEMKYKADKKEKNYVSARKRRRKNNRAKRCREPKVQDLSIRCTKLQLEEISPENTGFENYSDSSNDNVSDNIAIPKITLQESSKTKGFNKIVRSSDVPIAAELKKQVEIVQRPTKIATPAVFVNRKPEMEAARLKLPICAKQQHIMETINNNPVIIITGETGSGKTTQIPQFLYEAGYARERMIGITEPRRIAAMSTSKRVAEEMNLTQDEVSYLIRFGGNVTEKTKIKFMTDGVLLRKIARDSLLKKYSVIIVDEAHERSVHTDILIGSLSRIVLLRDKCNDPLKLIIMSATLQAQEFVENARLFTVKPPVIKIEGRQFPVTKFFSRQKIITTKKNYVSEAFRMAVRIHTRLPEGGILIFLTGQQEIHTLVNHLRETFPSESDDESDDDEFQINLAHPEKSKMPTRSNKIIPRMNFKGKPWKRYAVTIENEGNVFLLTINPDDYSAIPTRKHQDSVQEDIFDEDEEENVDLIRNAGPLRVLPLYSLLDAREQAKVFETPPKGCRLCIVSTNVAETSLTIPNIRYVIDSGYYKMKRYDKVTGVQTFDISYISKAAAEQRAGRAGRTAPGCCYRLYSSAVFKNKFEEYDQPEIQRTPLDDLVLKIKMMGNDRVMNFPFPTQPNNMQLQAAEDRLTILGALEPSKEKEGNREAKLTPLGRKIALFPVAPRYGKMLVLSEKQDLIKYIICLVAGLSVRQLFAKGTEGRIYKRLQLQHQLTVHGYSLLMGDLMLLLKIIIGAEYAASVKDRFSSFCYENGLRHETLVEIGKLRRQLINEINSNIPNLNLAIDPKMLPPNDVEAELLCKIILTGMADQVAKKISPDEMMENQLKTWKYAYRTVKIKEPIFMHSSCVLWQTEPEWVVYQEVHKVDGRIYMRGVTAIDPQQLPKFAPTLCNLDEPANDSPARYDPVTGKIMCRVSGTFGEAGWKLPMVDIEYPLTLNGVKWFAFFFLEGEVCPKLKPFVPLLASXPCSVIKLRSKSVPRIEAILQPLAAHGISSKDKLREMWDSDKKFLLSQYLMWLPVSTHADVALLWPLL; from the exons ATGTTTACCCATGtttattttcaagtaattCACGTGCATCAGTTCTGTATGACAATGGTGAAGATAAAAGGTTGCAATTGGAAGGCAAGAGCtagtgaaaatgtgaaaatagaTGATTCCACTATGAATCAg GGAGCAGCGTTGCAAGTAACAAAAGTACAGACAAGTCTTTCGGAACAGCAACGATGTACAAGTGTaaccattttgcaaaataaagatCGAACACTATGCTTACAAGAATTAAACAAGCCAGAAATGAAGTACAAAGctgacaaaaaagaaaagaattatgtGAGTGCAAGAAAACGACGCAGAAAAAACAACCGTGCTAAACGGTGCAGAGAGCCAAAAGTACAGGATTTGTCTATTCGGTGCACCAAACTGCAGTTGGAAGAAATATCCCCTGAAAATACTGGATTTGAA aattacAGTGATAGTAGCAATGATAATGTTTCTGATAACATTGCCATCCCTAAGATTACTCTTCAGGAGAGTAGTAAGACTAAAGGCTTCAATAAAATTGTAAGAAGCTCAGATGTGCCCATTGCCGCGGAGCTTAAGAAGCAAGTTGAAATAGTGCAGCGGCCTACTAAAATTGCCACACCTGCTGTCTTCGTAAACAGGAAGCCAGAGATGGAGGCAGCTAGATTAAAACTTCCTATTTGTGCAAAACAGCAGCATATTAtggaaacaattaataataacccagtaattattataactgGAGAGACAGGAAGTG GAAAGACAACGCAAATACCTCAATTTTTGTACGAAGCCGGGTATGCTCGAGAAAGAATGATTGGTATAACTGAACCGAGAAGAATAGCAGCGATGTCAACGAGCAAGCGCGTGGCCGAAGAAATGAATCTTACGCAGGACGAGGTTTCATATTTGATTCGTTTTGGGGGAAACGTTACCGAGAAAACGAAGATCAAATTCATGACTGACGGAGtccttctgagaaaaattGCGAGA GACTCGCTGCTCAAGAAATATTCTGTAATCATAGTGGACGAGGCACACGAACGCAGTGTACACACCGATATCCTAATAGGTTCTCTGTCAAGAATCGTTCTGTTACGTGACAAATGTAATGATCCCTTGAAATTGATCATCATGTCAGCTACACTGCAGGCACAAGAATTCGTAGAAAACGCAAGATTGTTTACGGTAAAGCCACCGGTAATTAAGATCGAGGGACGGCAGTTTCCGGTAACGAAATTTTTCAGTcggcaaaaaataattacgacTAAGAAGAATTACGTCTCCGAGGCATTCCGCATGGCAGTAAGGATACACACTCGATTACCGGAAGGtggtatattaatatttttaacag GTCAGCAAGAGATACATACACTCGTGAATCATTTGCGTGAAACATTTCCATCGGAGAGCGATGACGAGAGCGATGATGACGAGTTTCAAATTAATCTGGCGCATCCTGAGAAAAGTAAAATGCCTACGAGATCCAACAAGATAATTCCAAGGATGAATTTCAAAGGAAAGCCATGGAAGCGTTATGCCGTAACGATCGAAAACGAAGGTAACGTGTTTCTCCTGACCATTAATCCGGACGA TTATTCGGCGATTCCCACTCGTAAGCATCAGGATTCAGTGCAAGAAGACATCTTCGATGAGGATGAAGAGGAGAATGTTGACTTGATAAGAAATGCTGGACCATTACGGGTATTGCCACTTTACTCTCTGTTAGACGCACGAGAGCAAGCCAAA GTATTTGAGACACCACCGAAAGGATGTCGTTTGTGTATTGTCTCGACGAATGTCGCAGAAACGTCGTTAACGATACCTAATATCCGATATGTGATAGATAgcggttattataaaatgaaacGTTACGATAAAGTGACCGGTGTCCAAACATTCGATATTTCCTACATAAGTAAAGCTGCAGCCGAACAACGTGCTGGCAGAGCCGGTAGAACTGCACCTGGTTGTTGCTACAG ACTTTACTCATCGGCAGTGTTTAAGAATAAATTCGAAGAGTATGATCAACCAGAGATTCAGAGGACCCCGTTGGACGACTTGGTGCTGAAAATAAAGATGATGGGTAATGATCGGGTCATGAACTTCCCGTTTCCTACGCAGCCGAATAACATGCAGCTGCAGGCTGCTGAGGATCGACTCACGATACTCGGAGCGTTGGAGCCATCGAAGGAAAAGGAAGGTAATCGAG AAGCAAAACTAACTCCGCTGGGCCGCAAGATTGCCTTATTTCCGGTAGCGCCGCGATACGGCAAGATGTTGGTATTGTCAGAAAAACAAGATTTGATTAAATACATCATATGTTTGGTCGCGGGTCTTTCCGTTCGGCAGCTGTTTGCAAAAGGGACCGAAGGACGCATATATAAACGACTACAATTACAACATCAGTTGACTGTCCACGGGTACAGCTTACTTATGG GCGACTTGATGCTTCTGCTGAAGATCATTATAGGCGCCGAATATGCGGCATCGGTTAAGGATAGATTCTCTTCTTTCTGCTATGAAAATGGCCTGAGGCATGAAACTTTGGTGGAGATCGGGAAACTGCGACGGCAGCTGatcaatgaaattaattcgaaTATACCAAACTTAAACCTGGCGATTGATCCCAA AATGCTGCCGCCAAATGATGTGGAAGCAGAATTGCTCTGCAAGATAATCCTCACTGGTATGGCGGATCAAGTCGCCAAGAAAATTTCGCCTGATGAGATGATGGAGAATCAATTAAAGACCTGGAAATATGCTTATAG GACAGTGAAAATAAAGGAAccaatatttatgcattcCTCCTGTGTCTTATGGCAGACCGAGCCAGAATGGGTGGTCTACCAGGAAGTGCATAAGGTGGACGGAAGGATATATATGCGAGGCGTCACGGCGATAGATCCTCAACAGTTACCAAAATTTGCACCAACTTTGTGCAATCTTGATGAGCCTGCAAATGATTCACCGGCAAG ATATGATCCTGTAACCGGAAAGATCATGTGCCGTGTGTCTGGCACATTCGGAGAGGCTGGATGGAAACTGCCAATGGTAGATATAGAGTATCCATTAACCTTGAATGGCGTCAAGTGGtttgcttttttctttttggagGGTGAAGTTTGCCCTAAACTGAAACCATTTGTACCATTGTTGGCGAGTTAGCCTTGCAGCGTAATCAAATTGCGGAGCAA GTCGGTACCTCGCATTGAAGCGATATTGCAACCGCTAGCGGCACATGGAATCTCATCGAAGGATAAATTACGAGAAATGTGGGATTCAGATAAGAAAT TTTTGCTGTCCCAATACCTGATGTGGCTGCCTGTATCCACGCACGCTGATGTAGCACTTTTGTGGCCActcttgtaa
- the LOC105274651 gene encoding protein jagunal, with the protein MASKVTLSQALGTDGSDYSHRQKIATHYQVSATNKSRLKYCIFFHYLLFFVMLAKLSADILDHLDIFILEIEELQIPQPLWWEYIWCTSLLLSFFALSAIKRNRIKVLQKYMIGIVLLGYGPLIYAIVYYFKDVWMYITVGKSEDIHLWQGLPYGVLWYAFILLASQVHCFSLYFSWNLLIAWKTRGTKKMD; encoded by the exons ATGGCTTCGAAAGTCACGCTTTCCCAGGCGCTGGGAACGGATGGCAGTGATTACAGCCACAGACAGAAAATCGCAACACATTACCAAGTTAG TGCTACAAACAAATCAAGACTGAAATACTGcatattctttcattatctgttattttttgtcatGCTTGCCAAATTATCTGCAGACATATTAGATCATTTGGATATATTTATTCTGGAAATAGAGGAGTTACAAATACCACAG CCATTATGGTGGGAATACATATGGTGCActagtttattattatctttctttGCCCTTTCggcaattaaaagaaatagaatCAAAGTactacaaaaatatatgatagGCATTGTTTTACTAGGGTATGGTCCATTGATTTATGCTATTGTATATTACTTCAAGGATGTTTGGATGTATATAACTGTAGGTAAATCTGAAGATATTCATCTATGGCAG GGTCTACCTTATGGTGTACTTTGGTATGCCTTTATCCTTTTAGCCTCGCAAGTTCACTGTTTTTCTTTGTACTTTTCATGGAATTTGTTAATTGCTTGGAAAACACGAGGTACCAAGAAAATGGACTAA
- the LOC105274648 gene encoding tRNA (adenine(58)-N(1))-methyltransferase catalytic subunit TRMT61A — protein sequence MSFNKTKKVIEEGDVVILYLNPNNMHSLEVKAKISNKKGEIVDNVFQTTYGALKVISLVGQKYGTKIELTRGWAYVLQPTPELWTLTLPHRTQIIYSPDISLIIHLMELKPGSIVIETGTGSGSLSHSLIRTIRPHGHLYTFDFHEHRASVAGVEFERHGLSEFVTLRVKDICIEGFGEDLRHKVDAVFLDLPHPWLTIEHATFVLKESGGKLCFFSPCIEQVQRTCAKLICEGFVELNTYECLQREMNVQYRLLPVLDLECLKYKHVNDDVTQKSEKNKQEEKLLTVTHAHSLPGHTGFITIATLPPSYARK from the exons ATGAGTTTCAATAAGacaaaaaaagttatagaagAAGGAGACGTTGTTATATTGTATCTGAATCCGAATAATATGCATTCGCTGGAAGTGAAGGCAAAAATTTCCAACAAGAAGGGCGAAATTGTGGACAATGTGTTTCAAACGACGTATGGTGCATTAAAGGTGATCTCCCTCGTTGGGCAAAAGTATGGCACAAAAATAGAGCTAACTCGAGGCTGGGCATATGTATTGCAACCAACACCAGAACTTTGGACGCTGACATTGCCACACAGAACACAGATTATCTATAGTCCAGACATAAGTCTCATTATACACTTGATGGAACTTAAACCAGGCAGCATAGTCATCGAAACAG GTACTGGTAGTGGCTCCTTGTCTCATTCATTGATACGAACGATACGTCCACACGGTCATTTGTATACTTTTGACTTTCACGAACATCGTGCATCTGTTGCTGGTGTGGAATTTGAAAGGCATGGCCTGAGTGAATTTGTAACTTTGAGGGTAAAAGATATTTGTATAGAGGGATTTGGGGAAGACCTGAGGCATAAGGTTGACGCTGTTTTTCTGGATCTTCCACACCCGTGGTTAACTATAGAACATGCTACTTTTGTCTTAAAAGAAAGTG GTGGAAAACTCTGCTTCTTTTCTCCTTGCATCGAGCAGGTCCAACGTACCTGTGCAAAACTGATATGCGAAGGATTCGTAGAATTAAATACATACGAATGTTTGCAAAGAGAAATGAATGTTCAATATAGATTATTGCCAGTATTAGATTTGGAGTGTTTGAAATACAag CACGTGAATGACGATGTGACAcaaaaaagtgaaaagaacaaacaagaagaaaaactCCTCACAGTTACTCATGCTCATTCGTTACCCGGGCACACAGGCTTTATTACGATAGCTACTCTACCTCCTAGTTACGCACGAAAATAa
- the LOC105274652 gene encoding tubulin gamma-1 chain, which yields MPCEMITLQLGQCGNQIGFEFWKRLCAEHGISPEGILEDYATEGTDRKDVFFYQSDDEHYIPRAVLLDLEPRVIHTIMNSPYSKLYNPENIYLSKHGGGAGNNWASGYHQGEKLQEEIFDILDREADGSDSLEGFVLCHSIAGGTGSGMGSFMLESLADRFPKKLIETYSVFPNQDEISDVVVQPYNSLLTLKRLTECADCVVVLDNTALNRIASDRLHIQNPSFTQINKLVSTIMSVSTTTLRYPSYMNNDLVGLIAPLIPTPRLHFLMTGYTPLTTDQEGASVRKTSVLDVMRRLLQPKNMMVSTALDRNASHCYISILNIIQGEVDPTQVHKSLQRIRERKLAQFIPWGPASIQVALSRKSPYIQSTHRVSGLMLANHTNISSLFDRALQQYDKLRKREAFLEQFRKEKMFEENLDELDNSREVVEYLVKEYQAATRVDYLSWNPNKMDV from the exons ATGCCGTGTGAAATGATAACCCTGCAGCTCGGCCAGTGCGGCAATCAAA TTGGATTTGAATTCTGGAAGAGATTATGTGCGGAGCATGGAATTAGCCCAGAGGGTATTTTGGAGGATTACGCGACAGAAGGAACCGACAGGAAGGATGTTTTCTTTTATCAATCAGATGATGAACACTACATACCACGAGCTGTATTACTGGACTTAGAACCTAGAGTAATCCATACCATCATGAATTCTCCATACTCCAAA CTGTACAATCcagaaaatatttacttatcaAAACATGGCGGTGGTGCTGGAAACAATTGGGCATCAGGATATCATCAAGGTGAGAAATTGCAGGAGGAGATATTTGATATACTGGACAGAGAAGCTGATGGCAGTGACAGTTTGGAG GGTTTTGTCTTGTGCCATTCCATAGCAGGAGGTACGGGTTCTGGTATGGGATCCTTCATGTTGGAATCCCTTGCCGATAGATTTCCAAAGAAATTAATCGAGACTTACAGCGTCTTTCCGAATCAAGATGAGATAAG TGACGTTGTAGTGCAGCCGTACAATTCGTTGCTAACACTGAAGAGATTGACAGAATGTGCAGACTGCGTTGTAGTTTTAGATAATACTGCTTTGAATAGAATTGCCTCGGACAGATTACACATTCAGAATCCCAGCTTCACGCAAATTAATAAACTCGTGTCGACGATAATGTCCGTTAGCACAACCACTCTGCGATATCCTTCGTACATGAATAATGATCTAGTTGGTTTGATCGCGCCGCTCATACCGACTCCTCGTCTACATTTTCTGATGACTGGATACACGCCACTTACAACGGATCAAgag GGTGCATCTGTGAGAAAAACATCTGTTCTGGATGTAATGCGGCGATTGTTACAACCAAAAAATATGATGGTTTCTACAGCATTAGACAGAAATGCATCTCATTgttatatatctattttaaatataattcag ggTGAAGTGGATCCGACACAAGTGCACAAATCCTTGCAAAGAATTAGGGAGCGAAAACTCGCACAATTCATTCCTTGGGGTCCTGCAAGTATACAAGTGGCTCTTTCAAGGAAATCCCCGTATATACAAAGCACACATCGTGTATCCGGTTTGATGTTGGCCAATCATACAAACATATCGTCG ctATTTGACAGAGCCTTACAGCAATATGATAAACTGCGTAAACGAGAAGCATTCCTGGAACAATTCCGCAAAGAAAAAATGTTCGAGGAGAACCTTGACGAGTTAGACAACTCACGAGAAGTCGTAGAATATTTAGTAAAGGAATATCAGGCCGCGACTCGAGTCGATTATCTCAGTTGGAATCCAAACAAAATGGACGTATAA